One Lysinibacillus sp. OF-1 DNA segment encodes these proteins:
- a CDS encoding collagenase, which yields MKKKFKFNQVLIGISTMALSLGGLQAEASAAEKTPYNVLQMKPIGIETSKDEIVHSTKADETLSFDERLEIGDFSQHPAPIIEQADTKQLQEKYSMAELNKMNDRELIDTLGNIRWYQITDLFQFSEETKAFYQNEERMQVIINELGKRGSSFTKDDSKGIETFVELLRSAFYVAFYNNELGYLNERSFQDKCLPALKEIAKNPNFKLGTAEQDKVVSAYGKLIGNASSDAETVQLATKILKQYNENLSTFEDESSKGQAIYDVIHGIDYDLQSYLYDTRKEANTTMWYGKIDSFINEVNKIALIHNVTDNNSWLINNGIYYAGSLGGFHSNPNKGLEVVTQAMQMYPYLSEAYFVAVEQITTNYGGKDYSGKTVDLQQVREEGKEQYLPKTYTFDDGSIVFKTGDQVTEDKIQRLYWAAKEVKAQYHRVIGNDKALEPGNADDVLTVVIYNSPDQYRLNRQLYGYETNNGGIYIEENGTFFTYERTPEQSIYSLEELFRHEYTHYLQGRYEVPGLFGTGDMYQNERLTWFQEGNAEFFAGSTRTNDIVPRKSIISGLSEDPSQRYTAEQTMFAKYGSWDFYNYSFALQSYMYNHQFDTFDRIQDLIRANDVKNYDAYRDTLSKDPQLNAEYQAYMQQLIDNQEKYEVPQVSEDYLVQHQPKALDEVEQEIVDIANMKNGNMTKHKSQFFNTFILEGTYIGSETQGESQDWKTMSKQVNQVLEQLSQKEWSGYKTATAYFVNYRVNAANQFEYDVVFHGIATDEGENQVPFVTINGPYTGIKNEKIQFKSDGSKDHNGDIVSYLWDFGDGKTSEEANPIHVYEDEGTYNVILTVQNDKGIASKAKTIVTVRRGEQTENNHPEEATIMPFNMPLKGSLIDKDTNVYQFDITSPEEIDISVVNENQIGMTWVLYHESDMQNYTSYGQEDGNIIKGKLNAKPGKYYLYIYKFDNENGTYTVNVRNGAQTEIEPNNHPEEATIMPFNMPIKGSLLDDDNTDIYQFDVTSPKEIDISVVNENQIGMTWVLYHESDMQNYTSYGQEDGSIIKGKLNAKPGKYYLYIYKFDNENGTYTVNVH from the coding sequence ATGAAGAAAAAATTTAAATTCAATCAAGTGTTAATTGGGATTAGCACAATGGCACTGTCGTTAGGAGGGTTACAAGCAGAAGCATCAGCAGCAGAAAAAACGCCCTATAATGTATTACAAATGAAACCAATTGGCATAGAAACGTCGAAAGATGAAATTGTACACTCTACAAAGGCTGATGAAACATTATCATTTGATGAACGTTTGGAAATTGGAGATTTTTCGCAACATCCAGCTCCAATTATAGAACAGGCTGATACGAAGCAATTGCAGGAAAAGTACTCGATGGCAGAGCTTAATAAAATGAACGATCGTGAGCTAATTGATACGCTAGGAAATATTCGGTGGTATCAAATAACAGACTTGTTCCAATTCAGTGAGGAAACAAAAGCTTTCTATCAAAATGAAGAACGCATGCAAGTGATTATTAATGAATTGGGGAAAAGAGGAAGTTCTTTTACGAAAGATGATTCAAAGGGGATTGAAACATTTGTTGAGCTATTGCGTTCGGCTTTTTATGTAGCATTTTATAATAATGAACTAGGTTATTTAAACGAGAGAAGTTTCCAAGATAAGTGTTTACCAGCATTAAAAGAAATAGCTAAGAATCCGAACTTTAAACTAGGTACAGCTGAACAAGATAAAGTAGTATCTGCCTATGGGAAATTAATAGGTAATGCTTCTAGTGATGCGGAAACAGTTCAACTTGCTACGAAGATTTTAAAGCAGTATAACGAAAATCTCTCTACATTTGAAGACGAGTCGTCAAAAGGACAAGCTATATACGATGTAATACATGGCATTGATTATGACTTACAGTCGTATTTATATGATACTCGTAAAGAAGCTAATACGACGATGTGGTATGGCAAAATTGATAGCTTCATAAATGAAGTTAATAAAATTGCTCTTATACATAATGTGACAGATAACAATAGTTGGTTAATCAATAATGGCATTTATTATGCAGGGAGTTTAGGAGGCTTCCATAGTAATCCGAATAAAGGTTTAGAAGTTGTTACACAAGCGATGCAAATGTATCCATATTTAAGTGAAGCTTATTTTGTAGCAGTAGAGCAAATTACTACAAATTATGGTGGAAAAGACTATAGTGGAAAGACAGTAGATTTACAGCAAGTACGTGAAGAAGGAAAGGAGCAGTATCTACCGAAAACATATACATTTGATGATGGATCCATTGTATTTAAAACGGGAGATCAAGTAACAGAAGACAAAATTCAAAGATTATACTGGGCTGCAAAAGAAGTAAAAGCACAATATCATCGTGTAATTGGGAATGATAAAGCATTAGAACCAGGTAATGCTGACGATGTCTTAACAGTAGTCATTTATAACTCTCCAGATCAATATCGATTAAACCGTCAATTGTATGGATATGAAACAAATAATGGTGGTATTTATATTGAAGAGAATGGAACGTTCTTTACATATGAACGGACGCCAGAGCAAAGTATTTATAGTTTAGAAGAGTTGTTCCGTCATGAATATACACACTATTTACAGGGTAGGTATGAGGTTCCAGGTTTATTCGGAACAGGTGATATGTACCAAAACGAGCGACTAACATGGTTCCAGGAAGGAAATGCAGAATTTTTCGCTGGATCAACGCGTACAAATGACATTGTTCCACGTAAGAGTATTATTAGTGGATTATCGGAGGATCCATCACAACGCTATACAGCTGAACAAACAATGTTTGCAAAATATGGATCATGGGATTTTTATAACTATTCATTTGCATTGCAGTCTTATATGTATAATCACCAATTTGATACATTTGATAGGATTCAAGATTTAATTCGAGCGAATGATGTGAAAAATTATGATGCGTATCGTGACACTTTAAGTAAAGATCCACAACTAAATGCGGAATACCAAGCCTATATGCAGCAATTGATTGATAATCAAGAAAAATACGAGGTACCACAAGTATCAGAAGATTATTTAGTGCAACATCAACCAAAAGCGTTAGACGAAGTGGAGCAAGAAATTGTCGATATTGCTAACATGAAAAATGGAAATATGACAAAACATAAATCTCAATTTTTTAATACATTTATACTCGAAGGCACGTATATAGGTAGTGAAACACAAGGTGAATCTCAAGATTGGAAAACGATGAGTAAGCAAGTGAACCAAGTATTGGAGCAACTGTCGCAAAAAGAATGGAGCGGCTATAAAACAGCGACAGCGTATTTTGTAAACTACCGTGTGAATGCGGCAAACCAGTTTGAATATGATGTTGTTTTCCATGGCATTGCGACGGATGAGGGAGAAAATCAAGTGCCTTTTGTAACTATAAATGGTCCATATACTGGAATCAAAAATGAAAAAATCCAGTTCAAAAGCGATGGTTCAAAAGATCACAATGGAGATATCGTTTCTTATCTTTGGGATTTTGGTGATGGAAAAACAAGTGAAGAGGCAAACCCTATTCATGTATACGAAGATGAAGGAACATACAATGTGATATTAACAGTGCAAAATGATAAGGGAATAGCAAGTAAAGCTAAAACAATTGTAACTGTACGGAGAGGGGAGCAGACAGAGAATAATCATCCCGAAGAAGCGACTATAATGCCATTTAATATGCCTCTAAAAGGTAGTTTGATTGATAAGGATACGAATGTATATCAATTCGATATTACGTCTCCAGAAGAAATAGATATTTCTGTTGTAAATGAAAATCAAATTGGCATGACATGGGTGCTTTATCATGAGTCTGATATGCAAAATTACACTTCCTATGGGCAGGAAGATGGAAATATTATAAAAGGAAAATTGAATGCAAAACCAGGAAAATATTATTTATATATTTATAAATTTGATAATGAAAACGGGACATATACAGTAAATGTACGGAATGGAGCGCAAACAGAGATAGAACCAAATAATCATCCCGAAGAAGCGACTATAATGCCATTTAATATGCCAATAAAAGGTAGCTTGCTTGATGATGATAATACGGATATATATCAATTCGATGTTACGTCTCCAAAAGAAATAGATATTTCTGTCGTAAATGAAAATCAAATTGGCATGACATGGGTACTTTATCATGAGTCTGATATGCAAAATTATACTTCCTATGGACAGGAAGATGGAAGTATTATAAAAGGAAAATTAAATGCAAAACCAGGAAAGTATTATTTATATATTTATAAATTTGATAATGAAAATGGAACATATACTGTTAATGTACACTAA
- the leuD gene encoding 3-isopropylmalate dehydratase small subunit has protein sequence MEPINIVNSVITPLDRKNVDTDQIISKEFLKRIERTGFGQYLFYHWRYDAQGNEVTDFVLNKPEFKASKILVAQDNFGCGSSREHAPWAILDYGFNVVIAPSFADIFHNNCFKNGILPIKLTEAECDNILAKGLAKPYTMEVNLAEQTVTGEDGTVYQFSIDPYYKETLLNGWDEIALTFKYEDHIAAYEAKRIAY, from the coding sequence ATGGAACCAATTAATATCGTCAATAGTGTCATCACACCACTTGATCGTAAAAATGTCGATACAGATCAAATTATTTCAAAGGAATTTCTAAAACGCATTGAGCGCACAGGTTTTGGGCAGTATTTATTTTATCACTGGCGCTATGATGCGCAAGGCAATGAAGTAACAGACTTCGTATTAAATAAACCTGAATTTAAAGCATCAAAAATTCTAGTAGCACAAGATAATTTCGGCTGTGGCTCATCTCGTGAGCATGCACCATGGGCCATTTTAGATTATGGTTTTAATGTAGTAATAGCACCTTCCTTTGCAGATATCTTCCATAATAATTGCTTTAAAAATGGAATTTTACCTATTAAGCTAACAGAAGCCGAATGCGATAATATTCTGGCTAAAGGTTTGGCAAAGCCGTACACAATGGAAGTAAATCTGGCAGAGCAAACTGTAACGGGTGAAGATGGTACAGTGTATCAATTCTCGATTGATCCGTATTATAAGGAAACGTTACTCAATGGCTGGGATGAAATCGCCTTAACCTTTAAATACGAAGACCATATTGCTGCCTATGAAGCAAAGCGGATAGCCTATTAA
- the leuC gene encoding 3-isopropylmalate dehydratase large subunit, whose product MGKNIIEKIWDKHVVYQEEGKPDLLYIDLHLIHEVTSPQAFEGLRLNGRKVRRPDLSFATMDHNVPTKNLPTIHDPIARNQIETLAKNAEEFGVELAGMGHPDQGIVHVIGPELGLTQPGKTIVCGDSHTSTHGAFGAIAFGIGTSEVEHVLSTQTLWQNKPKTMEIRVEGELQVGVAAKDIILAIIAKFGIGVGTGHIVEFTGEAIHKLSMEERMTICNMSIEAGAKAGLISPDQTTVDYIRGRKYAPQGEKLEEAAAYWLSLASDEDATYDTVRIIQAEEIEPIITWGTNPSMGTGVSGYVPTQADYEDDSDKAALQKALAYMGLEEGQSLTSIDIQHVFIGSCTNSRISDLRAAANIIKGRKVHDKVTAIVVPGSHTTKKQAEAEGLDKIFMEAGFEWRESGCSMCLAMNDDVVPAGERCASTSNRNFEGRQGAGSRTHLVSPPMAAAAAIAGHFVDVREFVKETV is encoded by the coding sequence ATGGGTAAAAATATAATTGAAAAGATTTGGGATAAACATGTAGTTTATCAGGAAGAGGGCAAACCGGACCTGTTATATATTGATCTTCATTTAATTCATGAAGTAACATCTCCGCAAGCTTTTGAAGGGCTACGTTTGAATGGACGGAAAGTGCGTCGTCCTGATTTAAGCTTTGCGACAATGGATCATAATGTACCAACGAAAAATTTACCGACTATCCATGATCCCATTGCACGCAATCAAATCGAAACATTGGCTAAAAATGCTGAAGAATTTGGCGTTGAGCTAGCAGGGATGGGTCACCCTGACCAAGGCATTGTACATGTTATCGGGCCTGAGCTAGGGCTAACACAGCCAGGTAAAACAATTGTCTGCGGTGACTCACATACATCCACTCACGGTGCCTTTGGGGCAATTGCTTTTGGGATTGGTACATCAGAGGTAGAGCATGTATTATCGACGCAAACATTATGGCAAAATAAGCCGAAGACGATGGAAATTCGTGTTGAAGGGGAGCTACAAGTTGGCGTAGCAGCTAAAGATATTATTTTAGCCATTATTGCGAAGTTCGGCATTGGCGTTGGTACAGGACATATTGTGGAGTTCACTGGAGAGGCAATCCACAAATTATCAATGGAAGAACGTATGACGATTTGTAATATGTCGATTGAGGCAGGAGCAAAAGCAGGGCTCATCTCACCTGACCAAACAACCGTCGATTATATTCGTGGTCGCAAATATGCACCCCAAGGTGAAAAATTAGAGGAAGCAGCTGCTTATTGGCTAAGCCTTGCCTCAGACGAGGATGCTACGTACGATACAGTTCGTATCATACAAGCAGAAGAAATTGAACCTATCATTACATGGGGTACCAATCCCTCGATGGGTACGGGTGTTTCAGGATATGTGCCTACACAGGCAGATTACGAGGATGACTCTGATAAGGCGGCACTTCAAAAAGCGCTTGCTTATATGGGCTTAGAGGAAGGGCAATCCTTAACATCCATTGACATCCAGCATGTCTTTATTGGCTCCTGTACAAATTCACGAATTAGTGATTTACGTGCGGCAGCTAATATCATCAAAGGACGCAAGGTGCACGATAAGGTCACAGCGATCGTTGTGCCAGGGTCACATACTACGAAAAAGCAAGCGGAGGCAGAAGGTTTGGATAAAATCTTTATGGAAGCTGGCTTTGAATGGCGGGAGTCAGGTTGCTCCATGTGTTTAGCCATGAATGATGATGTCGTACCAGCTGGTGAACGCTGTGCTTCTACATCTAACCGCAACTTTGAAGGACGTCAGGGCGCGGGTTCTCGTACACATTTAGTATCACCACCAATGGCAGCAGCCGCTGCGATTGCAGGTCATTTTGTTGATGTGCGTGAATTTGTCAAGGAAACTGTGTAA